GAAAGATAATTATGGCAATAATGAAAGCATTGGGCAGGTATTTACTAATCCCAGATAAAACCAATTCCAAGGACTGAAATAAATGGTCTACAATGCTTTCTCCAAAAACCTTCGTCCAAGGAAACAAGCGTAGGACAAAGGCAACATAGGAAAATAGAAGTAACAATAGGAAAACTAGACGAATTATCTGAAGAATTCGCAGACCTAAAAAACTTATTTTAGAGGAAGATATAATCTCAGCATTTTGTATTTTAATGCCCGGTACATGGAATTCTATCAATGCCCTAAACCATGGAAATAGCTTTCCTGAAAGTTTGATAATTAAAAAAACAGTGCTCAAAAAAGCAAAGCTGGCTATGGCGGTATAGATGATGTTTCTTAATAATTGCTCAGGTCTTCGGGCTTGGCGATATTGTTCAATAGCATCTTTAATGCTTTGCAGAGCATCTCGGGCTAAAACTTCTGGGGTAGAAAAATAAGCCCTTGCATCCTGTTCAGTTATCGTTAGAATTACTTCTTTGTCTAAACTTAAATAAAGTGAATTATCATAGGGATTCGGTGCAATTTTTAGGTTTTCGAGAGCAATAGAGTAATTTTGGGCAATTCTTTTAATTCTTTGCGTAATGGCGTTGGCCCTATCCTCAGCTGAAAACGAAGAAACTCCCCTCCGAATAAAGAAGATAGGTCTGCCATCGAGGGTGACTGGAAAGCCGTCAATTGCATTTTCCGTTTGTGTTTGACTTTGGAGCACTCCTGATTGTGCCGAATTTTGTGCAACACCTACGGTGGGGATAGTTAGCACTAGTAGTAAAAATATGGTAAATGTCACCAACATGTGACCAATTCTTTTCATATATTATCCAGCAGAAAATAGTATAATTATAATCAAAGATTTTCGACCCATATCAACAGATAGTACGAAATTAATAGCGTTAATTTCAATGGCTAATCCTGCAAGATTAATTGACGTTTCATCCCTGTTAAACATTGATTATTTATATTATCAATCTACTTGGTCATTAACCATTACATTATGCTCAAAAAGTTATCCTTGCCTTAAACGGCGATCGCCTGGGGCCACTGACTTGGCGGGTTCATAGGGGATGGAGCCATACAGTCATAGAATGGAGTGCCCCAGGAGCTTTGTTTTCCTAGCTGATTCTTCCATTCAGTCCAAGCAAAATTTGACCATGAAAGCAATTATGGTGGTGGGTACCACATCCCATGCAGGCAAGTCCTTTTTGACCACAGGGCTATGTCGTCTGCTCCGTCGTCGGGGCGATCGGGTCACCCCCTTTAAGGGACAAAACATGGCCCTGAATGCCTTTGTCACCATTGATGGAGGGGAAATGGGCCATGCCCAAGCAGTGCAGGCCTGGGCAGCGGGGACTGTTCCCAGGGTAGCGATGAATCCAATTTTGCTCAAACCCCAGGGGGATATGACTTCCCAGGTGATTATGTTGGGCCAGGCCGTAGGTACAACCAGGGCCCAGGAATATTACCAGAATTACTTTGACCGAGGCTGGCAGGCGATCGCCAACTCTTTAGAGACCCTAGCCCAGGATTTTGACGTAGTGGTATGCGAAGGGGCAGGCAGTCCAGCAGAAATTAACCTCAAACATCGAGACTTGACCAATATGCGTGTGGCCACCCATCTCCAGGCCGCCACCATTCTCATTGCAGATATTGACCGGGGTGGGGTCTTTGCCCATGTGGTCGGTACATTGCAACTGTTAGAGCCGGAGGAAAGAAAATTAATTAAGGGTATTGTTATCAACAAATTTCGCGGCCAACGTTCCCTGCTGGACAGCGGGATTACTTGGTTGGAAGAATATACCGGCATTCCTGTTTTGGGTGTCATTCCCTACGGGCAAAATCTTTTCTCCGCCGAAGATTCCCTCGATATACTAGAAAGAAGTGGCCGCCCCAGCAAAGAAGATATTCGCATAGTAGTACTGCGCTTGCCCCGCATTGCCAACTTTACTGACTTCGAGCCCTTGGAGGCGGAATCCGGTGTTTACGTGGATTATCTTCCCTTAGAAAAGCAACTAGGCAACCCCGACGCCGTAATTATTCCCGGCAGTAAAACCACGATCGCCGATCTGCAAGCGCTACAAAATAGTGGCATGGCGCAGCAAATTATGGATTATGCCCAAGCTGGAGGGACTGTGATGGGCATTTGTGGCGGCTATCAAATGCTGGGGCAAACCATTGCCGATCCGGAAAACATAGAAGGCAATGTCAGTAATTGCCAAGGGTTGGGGCTTTTACCCCTAACCACGGTTATTAACCAAGAAAAAATTACCCGCCAATGTCAGACCATCACCCACGCTCCCCCATCAGGTTTAACTGTCACTGGCTATGAAATCCACCAGGGACTAAGTCGGCGATCGGAGCATAGCCAAGACTTTCTGCCCATGTTTGACCAAGAAGAGCTGGGCATGGTCAATGCCCAACAAAACCTTTGGGGCTGCTACCTCCACGGCCTATTCGATAACGGTGCTTGGCGACGGTGCTGGTTAAATAATTTACGTCAACGACGGGGCTTGGACCCATTACCAACCTCCATTGGTAATTATCAAGAACAACGGGAAGGTATGTTAGATTCATTAGCGGATTTTGTTGAAACCCATGTCAACCTTGAGCCGATTTTACAATCTCTCCCAGAGGAAAATGAGACACCTTAAATCAACAGTTTTTTAACATGATGAAACGAATTGCTGTAGAAGAAGCTTTTGTTACCCAGGAGATTGCTGATGAGTGGGCAAATGTCATTGCAACGGGGGCAAAAAACGAACCAGGTTTTCGTAAAATGGGCGAAACGATTCTGGCGGATAGTCCCGGCACAAGAATTATCCACGAACGACTAATAGACCTCGGTGCTGGACGTATTGCTCACATGGATGCGACTGGCATTGATATACAAGTTATTTCTATTACCTCTCCAGGCGTACAGGTATTTGAGCCTGAGTTGGCCACAACCCTTGCCCGACAGGCCAATGATCAATTAAGTGAGGCCATCAAAAATCATCCTGATCGTTTTGCGGGACTGGCGGCGGTGGCCCCTCAATCTCCCCAAACCGCTGCCCTAGAAATTGAGCGAGCCATACAGAAACTTGGGCTGTGTGGTGTATTGATCAATTCCCACACCGGTGGAGAATACCTCGATGACCAGAAATATTGGGAAATTTTCGCCGCCGCCGAGGCCAACAGTGCCCCCATTTATCTTCACCCTCGAACCCCTTCCCCAGAGATGATTTCTCCCTTTCTAGACTATGGACTCTATTTTGCAGGCTGGGGATTTACTGTCGAAACTGCAACCCACGGTTTACGTCTCATTATGGGCGGCGTATTCGATCATTTTCCCAAATTAACAATTGTTTTGGGCCATATGGGGGAAGGATTACCATACTGGTTACAAAGGTTAGATAACCGTTATTCGCTCCAGGTAGAAATTGGCGCAGTGCCTAAAATGCCTCGTCTACCCAGCGAATATTTCAAAGATCACTTTCTCATCACCACCAGTGGGGTTTGTTCCCCACCCGCTCTGCGCCATGTGTTAGAAGTGCTTGGTTCCGACGCCGTACTCTTTGCTGCGGATTATCCGTATGAGTCAGTTGAAGAGGCTGTTTCTTTCTTGGATAATGCACCAATTTCCGATCAGGAAAGACGCAAAATCTACCAAACAAATGCCGAAAAATTATTTAGATTAGGAAGCACTAATGGCAGTAACGATACACTTTTTGCCTGACGATGTGACGGTAGCGGCCCGGGTAGGGGAACCAATCTTAGATGTGGCAGAGAGGGCTGGCGTATTTATTCCCACGGGCTGTTTAATGGGTTCCTGCCATGCTTGCGAAGTGGAACTAGGGGATGGCACTCCCATTTGCGCTTGTATTAGTGCGGTGCCAGTAGGGGTACAGGAATTAGAAATTAATCTTTATGATGATCTCACCTGGTAGTCTTTTACTGTTTTGAAACTGATTTCCGCATATTGAATCGCAGTAAATATTAGCCCCACCCACAAAATTTGGCTTGCTAGGTTAAGCAGGTGAGACTATTGCTTTTTTAGCAGATTAAATCTCTTCAAATCGGAGATTAAGGTTAATGGTGTCAGGGCCAAGCATGGTTCCCTGAATAACCAACACCACTGCTTTGCTTGAATCTTTGGGAGTTAAAGTTAACGTTGCCGGAGTATCAAAGACAATGCTGAAGCCCCAATCTCCCTGAGTTGTGTTGATGGTTCTTTCTGCGTAGCCCATTTTGGTCAGAGCGTCTTGGTAAAACTTCACCGTGGGGGCTGGTTTACCCTGGGCTTGAAAATTTAGGCCCTGTTGTCCATAGGCATTGGCCATGAACATGCTACCTACATTCTTGGGACTACCCTGGGGTCGGGGGAGTTTCACCAAAATATCTGCGCTGTTAGCTTGGCTAACCAGAAAAGGACGAGCTTCAGCTTCAACAACAGCAGGAACTTGTTCAATGGTGTTTGCGGGCATAATCCCTAACAAAGCGGTTAAAAGAGGGAATAATGACATAATTTTGCTATTTTCTAGAAATTATTCCAAGTATACTTCCTGAAAACAGTAGTGTAGAATCCTTGTCCAGCAACTATGGATTTGAGGCATAGGTTTTAAGAAATACGGTGAATCTTGAGGAAATTAGTGCCCCTGGGTATTTTAGTGGGAATTCCCGCCATGATTAGCAACTGATCGCCCTTTTCCACCATTTTTCTATCCCGCAGTAGTACCTCCGCCTGTTGGATTAAATCCTCAAAGGTGTCAAATTCTTCGTTAATTAAAAAGGGAATAATACCCCAAACTAAGTTGAGGCTATGGTAAACCTTTTCTGAGGGAGTGAAAGCAATCACCGGCACCGACGGTCTTTGGTTGGAAGCGAGGAGAGAAGTAAAACCTGAGGTGGTGAACGTGACAATGTATTTTAAATCTAGAATTCCGTCAATTACCACTAACGCTTCACTTAGGGCATGGGTTTCCGTATTTTCTATTGGGGGATTATTAACAAGATGTAGACCCACTTCCGTCTCTTCGGCAATTTTTCGCAACATTTGCACTGATTTAACGGGATATTGTCCCACTGCCGATTCCCCCGATAACATCACCGCATCGGTGCCGTCCAAAATAGCGTTGGCCACGTCACTGGCTTCCGCCCTGGTGGGTCGGGAATTTTGAATCATGCTATCTAGCATTTGGGTAGCGGTGATGACCGGAATGGCCCGCACGTTACAGCGCCGAATAATTTCCTTTTGCAAACGGGGAACCTTTTCTGGGTTTACTTCCACCCCCAGATCCCCCCTGGCCACCATAATGCCGTTGGAAACTGCCACGATTTCTTCTAGATTATCGATCGCCTGGGGTTTTTCAATTTTGGCAATGACCGGCAGATCAGGATGGCCCCGTTCAGCGAGAAATTGTTTAAGGGTGTGGATATCTTCCCCTTTGCGGACAAAACTAAGGGAAACCCAGTCAATGCCTTGGCTCAAACCAAATTCTAAGTCTTGCTTGTCTTTGGTCGTCATGGAAGGTAGGGTTAGGACTAAACCCGGTAGATTGACCCCTTTGCGACTTTTGAGGATGCCCCCGGTCACCACTTCACAAATTACCTCTGGATCTTGAATGGACACAACTTTCATTTCCAGTAAACCATCGTCCAATAAAATTCTTTCCCCTACTTTTGCCTCCGTCGCCAAATGGGGATAGTCAATGCCCACCGCTCCAGGATGGCGATCGCCAATTTCCACCGGCACCAAAGAAACTTTTTCCCCTTCCCGCAGTTGCTTTTCTCCCCCCGGCAACTGACCAATCCGAATTTTGGGCCCCTGTAAATCTTGCAAAAGGGTAATGGGGGTGTCCATTTCCTGCTCCACTGACCGTAGTAGGCGAACCATGGTGGCATGGTCCTCATAACTACCGTGGGAAAAATTCAGCCGGGCCACATTCATGCCCGCATCCACCATCTGACGTATCACCTCTACCGAACTACTGGCGGGGCCAATGGTGGCCACAATTTTGGTGCGATGACTTAGGGGTCTCATAAACTTCACCGGGTTAATCAGGGCTGGCACTGGAATTTTAGTCCAACTTACTGAGGAGGAATTAAGGGAATGTTATGGAGCCGCCATCCCCTGGGCCGCCAACCAAGCCGTAGTCCAGGCATTTTGAAAATTAAAACCGCCGGTAATACCATCTACGTCGAGGATTTCCCCGGCAAAATATAATCCAGGGCAACAACGGCTAGCCATGGTCTTAAAATCCACTTCCTTGAGGGTAATGCCCCCACAGGTGACAAATTCTTCTTTGAACACCCCTTTACCTTTGATCTGACAGTGGTAGCGGTGGATATTCTCTGTTAGTTGTCGCTCCTGAACCTTGGAAAAATCGGCCCAACATTGCCCCGGTTTAATACCAGCCTGGGTCGTCAACCTCTGCCAAAGTCGTTTAGGTAAAGCAGTGGCGGTAAAGTTAGCGATTTGTTTGCGGGGATGGCTTTGCTTTGTTGCTCGCCATTGGGCCATGGATTCCAGGGGAGTCACTTTAGGCAGCCAGTTGATCCAGAGGGAATGGTCATAACCCGATGCCTGTAATTGTCTTGCTCCCCAGGCAGATAGCTTTAACACCGCTGGGCCGCTCAGCCCCCAATGGGTAATCAACACCGGGCCCTGGTGACAATAGATTCCTTTAAATTTTGGGTCTAAACTCACTAGGGCGTTTTCCACACTCACCCCGGCCAGATCGGTCAACTGGGCGTTTGGAATGTTAAAGGTAAACAGGGAAGGCACCGGAGCTTGGATGGTATGACCCAATTGTGCTGCCCAGCGATAGCCCAAGGGATTACTGCCCGTGGCCAATAACAGGCGATCGCCATTAATGATTTCCCCCGATTTAAGCGTTACTTGGAATTGCTCCCCCAGTTTTTCCAGCCCTTGCACTGGCGATCGATTTCTTAACTCCACTCCTGATCGCCGGGCCGCCGACAGCAAACA
The genomic region above belongs to Synechocystis sp. PCC 6803 substr. PCC-P and contains:
- a CDS encoding mechanosensitive ion channel family protein, producing the protein MKRIGHMLVTFTIFLLLVLTIPTVGVAQNSAQSGVLQSQTQTENAIDGFPVTLDGRPIFFIRRGVSSFSAEDRANAITQRIKRIAQNYSIALENLKIAPNPYDNSLYLSLDKEVILTITEQDARAYFSTPEVLARDALQSIKDAIEQYRQARRPEQLLRNIIYTAIASFAFLSTVFLIIKLSGKLFPWFRALIEFHVPGIKIQNAEIISSSKISFLGLRILQIIRLVFLLLLLFSYVAFVLRLFPWTKVFGESIVDHLFQSLELVLSGISKYLPNAFIIAIIIFLTYYLIRIIKPFFTAIERGNLVIPGFYTDWAKPTYNLLLFIIIALAAVLAFPYLPGFDSPAFRGISVFLGLLLSLGSTSAITNVIGGIILIYTRAFQIGDHIQVGDVIGDIIEKNFLVIRICTPTNQIITIPNSSLLISNVINYSISSRELNKYLILQTTITLGYDVPWQKVYSTLIEAALNTEHILKSPVPFVLQTSLDNFYVSYQLNAYTNQPNLMVIIYSELHQNMQDKCNEVGIEILSPSFTALRDGNTSTMPENYLPSDYVAPPFRVQSSDSSGQ
- the cobQ gene encoding cobyric acid synthase CobQ: MKAIMVVGTTSHAGKSFLTTGLCRLLRRRGDRVTPFKGQNMALNAFVTIDGGEMGHAQAVQAWAAGTVPRVAMNPILLKPQGDMTSQVIMLGQAVGTTRAQEYYQNYFDRGWQAIANSLETLAQDFDVVVCEGAGSPAEINLKHRDLTNMRVATHLQAATILIADIDRGGVFAHVVGTLQLLEPEERKLIKGIVINKFRGQRSLLDSGITWLEEYTGIPVLGVIPYGQNLFSAEDSLDILERSGRPSKEDIRIVVLRLPRIANFTDFEPLEAESGVYVDYLPLEKQLGNPDAVIIPGSKTTIADLQALQNSGMAQQIMDYAQAGGTVMGICGGYQMLGQTIADPENIEGNVSNCQGLGLLPLTTVINQEKITRQCQTITHAPPSGLTVTGYEIHQGLSRRSEHSQDFLPMFDQEELGMVNAQQNLWGCYLHGLFDNGAWRRCWLNNLRQRRGLDPLPTSIGNYQEQREGMLDSLADFVETHVNLEPILQSLPEENETP
- a CDS encoding amidohydrolase family protein → MMKRIAVEEAFVTQEIADEWANVIATGAKNEPGFRKMGETILADSPGTRIIHERLIDLGAGRIAHMDATGIDIQVISITSPGVQVFEPELATTLARQANDQLSEAIKNHPDRFAGLAAVAPQSPQTAALEIERAIQKLGLCGVLINSHTGGEYLDDQKYWEIFAAAEANSAPIYLHPRTPSPEMISPFLDYGLYFAGWGFTVETATHGLRLIMGGVFDHFPKLTIVLGHMGEGLPYWLQRLDNRYSLQVEIGAVPKMPRLPSEYFKDHFLITTSGVCSPPALRHVLEVLGSDAVLFAADYPYESVEEAVSFLDNAPISDQERRKIYQTNAEKLFRLGSTNGSNDTLFA
- a CDS encoding 2Fe-2S iron-sulfur cluster-binding protein, which codes for MAVTIHFLPDDVTVAARVGEPILDVAERAGVFIPTGCLMGSCHACEVELGDGTPICACISAVPVGVQELEINLYDDLTW
- the pyk gene encoding pyruvate kinase; this translates as MPALINPVKFMRPLSHRTKIVATIGPASSSVEVIRQMVDAGMNVARLNFSHGSYEDHATMVRLLRSVEQEMDTPITLLQDLQGPKIRIGQLPGGEKQLREGEKVSLVPVEIGDRHPGAVGIDYPHLATEAKVGERILLDDGLLEMKVVSIQDPEVICEVVTGGILKSRKGVNLPGLVLTLPSMTTKDKQDLEFGLSQGIDWVSLSFVRKGEDIHTLKQFLAERGHPDLPVIAKIEKPQAIDNLEEIVAVSNGIMVARGDLGVEVNPEKVPRLQKEIIRRCNVRAIPVITATQMLDSMIQNSRPTRAEASDVANAILDGTDAVMLSGESAVGQYPVKSVQMLRKIAEETEVGLHLVNNPPIENTETHALSEALVVIDGILDLKYIVTFTTSGFTSLLASNQRPSVPVIAFTPSEKVYHSLNLVWGIIPFLINEEFDTFEDLIQQAEVLLRDRKMVEKGDQLLIMAGIPTKIPRGTNFLKIHRIS
- a CDS encoding NAD(P)/FAD-dependent oxidoreductase gives rise to the protein MTRTVIVVGGGAAGFFGAINCARNLPEGRVILLEAGSKFLAKVRISGGGRCNVTHHCFDPTQLVQNYPRGGKALRGAFSRFQPQQTIAWFGAEGVQLKTEADGRMFPVTDDSGTIVDCLLSAARRSGVELRNRSPVQGLEKLGEQFQVTLKSGEIINGDRLLLATGSNPLGYRWAAQLGHTIQAPVPSLFTFNIPNAQLTDLAGVSVENALVSLDPKFKGIYCHQGPVLITHWGLSGPAVLKLSAWGARQLQASGYDHSLWINWLPKVTPLESMAQWRATKQSHPRKQIANFTATALPKRLWQRLTTQAGIKPGQCWADFSKVQERQLTENIHRYHCQIKGKGVFKEEFVTCGGITLKEVDFKTMASRCCPGLYFAGEILDVDGITGGFNFQNAWTTAWLAAQGMAAP